In the genome of Xenopus laevis strain J_2021 chromosome 1S, Xenopus_laevis_v10.1, whole genome shotgun sequence, one region contains:
- the LOC108706943 gene encoding leucine-rich repeat-containing protein 19: MKILLLMIWPGIISVVNAQQVNAQSLSNETVLCTDRLKCKGLEKYSNWTKVHIIMNNITSLPMNYFCVLNKLEMLNLSHNSIQTINEASFECLKYLKILDLSNNKISLFPYNIKLPFPALQVLHLHNNRLTSLDIREALKDLKSSLNLTISGNPWNCTCSMKKMLNWFNNSTVKLEDKLMTRCASPKNTTIEDIFAKMNCGDTSSTKVIVSTTALDKTKNTTDFQPESFNRTTSMPRKGNSWTFLVGVIVVGIVTSLVILFAVKFPRWYDYLLSYNHHRLKEETPHMFEEEFNVDIDLSNDGKIWEEEETVIVFEQKLSFVPEDDGFFEDKYIDERDLRAEI; this comes from the exons atgaaaatacttTTGCTGATGATATGGCCTGGAATAATCTCTGTTGTAAATGCACAGCAA gttaatGCACAGTCATTATCTAACGAAACAGTGCTTTGCACAGACAGACTTAAATGTAAAGGCCTAGAAAAATATTCTAACTGGACAAAAGTCCACATAATTATGAATAACATTACTAGCTTACCAATGAATTACTTTTGTGTACTAAACAAACTAGAAATGTTAAATCTCAGCCACAACTCAATTCAAACTATAAATGAAGCTTCATTTGAATGCCTGAAATACCTGAAGATTTTAGATCTCAGCAACAACAAAATCTCATTGTTCCCTTACAATATTAAATTGCCCTTTCCTGCACTACAAGTCTTACATCTTCATAACAACAGGCTAACAAGCCTGGATATAAGAGAAgctttaaaagatttaaaaagcTCTCTAAATTTAACAATAAGTGGAAATCCTTGGAATTGTACTTGctccatgaaaaaaatgttaaactggTTTAACAACAGCACAGTCAAACTTG AAGATAAACTTATGACAAGGTGTGCCTCTCCTAAGAACACAACAATTGAGGATATATTCGCAAAAATGAATTGTGGAGACACAAGTTCTACAAAAGTTATTGTTTCTACAACAGCTTtggataaaacaaaaaatacaacagATTTTCAACCTGAATCTTTCAACAGAACTACCAGTATGCCGAGAAAAG GAAATAGCTGGACCTTCTTGGTAGGAGTGATAGTTGTTGGAATTGTTACATCCTTAGTGATATTATTTGCTGTGAAGTTCCCAAGATGGTATGACTACCTGCTTAGTTACAACCATCATCGTCTGAAGGAAGAGACACCACATATGTTTGAGGAAGAATTTAATGTGGATATTGATCTAAGCAACGATGGAAAAATCTGGGAAGAAGAAGAAACAGTAATAGTATTTGAACAAAAGCTTTCTTTTGTGCCTGAAGATGATGGATTTTTTGAAGACAAGTACATTGATGAACGTGATTTAAGAGCTGAGATTTAA